The Maridesulfovibrio zosterae DSM 11974 genome contains a region encoding:
- a CDS encoding sensor histidine kinase, translated as MKISSSIRILNTALAVVLLIAAGFVWESVQEHHLYSRLAQYGNEIEINCTEISTLFTELVSLKRERAFEQIEKRFDTTLIFCEKARLLNTPIGDRYLDDIISKLSISRKILDNIIKVRKEQTGDSKIETFENISVQFFINSLMLLRSLHSAKNMWADAMTASFEKLLLLLIGFAVLLITVLCTMAYYLQRAVIKPVSLLYEATNAIASGDITYRVPDFSAKNELFALRESFNLMTENIEINQSKLKVEIAEKEKTQEALLSESYKLKSSNEQLEQFAYVASHDLQEPLRIIVSYMQLLSRRYGDKFDEDGKRFMDGAVNGAERMRSLIRALLQYSRLNTQANPFEDISGDDVLESALENLEHMIEERDAVIVQNGLPELHGDYIQLTQLFQNLISNGIKFQREGEQPRISVSALKKENQWVFSVQDNGIGIEKEYGEKVFKLFQRLHSRGSYEGTGIGLSICQRIVERHGGRIWFDSIPDQGTIFYFTLNTGEVNNGK; from the coding sequence ATGAAGATTTCTTCCTCAATCCGTATTCTGAATACTGCTTTAGCAGTTGTTCTGCTGATTGCTGCAGGTTTTGTATGGGAAAGTGTACAAGAGCATCATTTGTATTCCCGGCTTGCTCAATACGGTAACGAAATAGAGATCAACTGTACTGAAATTTCCACTTTGTTTACAGAACTGGTAAGTTTGAAGAGGGAAAGAGCATTTGAGCAGATTGAAAAGCGTTTTGATACTACATTAATCTTTTGTGAAAAGGCCCGGCTCCTTAATACTCCTATCGGAGATAGATATCTTGATGATATTATTTCTAAATTATCAATATCCAGAAAGATACTAGATAATATAATCAAAGTAAGAAAAGAGCAGACAGGTGATAGTAAAATAGAAACATTTGAAAATATAAGTGTTCAATTTTTCATTAACAGTCTCATGTTATTAAGAAGCCTGCATAGCGCGAAAAATATGTGGGCAGATGCAATGACGGCATCCTTTGAGAAGCTTTTACTTTTATTGATAGGTTTTGCTGTATTATTGATTACAGTTCTCTGCACCATGGCATATTACCTTCAGCGGGCTGTTATTAAGCCTGTCTCGCTGCTTTACGAAGCTACAAATGCTATTGCAAGTGGAGATATCACTTACCGTGTTCCTGATTTCTCAGCGAAAAATGAATTGTTCGCATTACGGGAAAGTTTCAACTTAATGACTGAAAATATTGAAATTAATCAGAGTAAACTGAAAGTTGAAATAGCTGAGAAAGAAAAGACGCAAGAAGCATTGTTGTCTGAGTCATACAAGCTGAAAAGTTCAAATGAGCAATTGGAACAGTTTGCTTATGTTGCATCACATGATTTGCAGGAGCCGCTTAGAATTATTGTAAGTTATATGCAGTTACTCTCCAGAAGATACGGGGATAAATTTGATGAAGACGGTAAACGTTTTATGGATGGTGCTGTGAACGGAGCCGAGCGTATGCGTTCTTTGATAAGGGCTCTTTTGCAATACTCCAGGTTGAATACACAGGCTAATCCGTTTGAAGATATCAGTGGTGATGATGTTTTAGAGAGTGCGCTGGAAAACCTTGAGCACATGATAGAGGAAAGAGACGCCGTTATTGTTCAAAATGGTTTGCCCGAATTACATGGCGATTACATTCAGTTGACCCAGTTGTTTCAGAATCTGATTTCGAATGGCATTAAGTTTCAACGGGAAGGAGAGCAGCCTCGCATATCTGTTTCTGCTCTTAAGAAAGAGAATCAATGGGTGTTTTCAGTGCAGGATAACGGGATAGGAATTGAGAAGGAATATGGAGAGAAAGTGTTTAAATTATTCCAGCGCCTGCATTCTAGAGGAAGTTATGAAGGAACAGGAATTGGACTTTCGATCTGCCAGCGTATTGTAGAACGGCACGGTGGCAGAATCTGGTTTGATAGTATTCCTGATCAGGGGACAATATTTTATTTTACGCTTAATACCGGTGAGGTAAATAATGGTAAGTAA
- a CDS encoding lipase family protein, giving the protein MESYFTHQSLIKAPPIKRAAYSDRTAWMMAELSRLVYERLPNEQELENLLDIIFTCIKKNKPRNETLTHINDLAKQANSPQESITEKILDSVNYKLINSHAVLGTEVMVVDIPADISCNFPGMFVIVFRGTETDSIKDIKTDISAQLIPAPGGGKIHSGFLAAYQKVEDDLIQEIEKAGDKPIYITGHSLGGALAMIATKYLAGDSIGATYTFGAPRVADDAFYEGIKTPVYRVVNSADGVARLPFGAGFSIFLSGIRYIPINGTKRLSEFLRKHIEGYTHYGHLVMLTDISSTKSGTKSGLKVLHSPNVFGVVNRILPRMIMTLGKAAAADHKMAGYCEKLAQYAKTRI; this is encoded by the coding sequence ATGGAATCATATTTCACACACCAAAGCCTGATCAAGGCTCCCCCTATAAAACGTGCTGCTTATTCAGATCGCACAGCATGGATGATGGCAGAACTATCAAGGCTTGTTTATGAAAGGTTGCCTAATGAACAAGAGCTAGAAAATCTCCTTGATATAATTTTTACATGCATCAAAAAAAACAAACCCAGAAATGAAACCTTAACTCATATAAACGACCTTGCAAAACAGGCCAATTCACCACAGGAAAGCATCACTGAGAAAATTTTGGACTCTGTTAATTACAAATTAATAAATTCGCATGCTGTACTTGGTACTGAAGTAATGGTTGTTGACATCCCTGCGGACATATCCTGCAATTTTCCGGGAATGTTCGTCATAGTTTTCAGGGGAACAGAAACTGACTCCATAAAAGACATAAAAACCGATATCTCAGCTCAACTTATACCTGCCCCCGGAGGAGGGAAAATACATAGCGGTTTTCTAGCCGCGTACCAGAAAGTAGAAGATGACCTGATTCAGGAAATTGAAAAAGCAGGAGATAAACCCATATATATAACGGGCCATTCACTGGGCGGGGCCTTGGCAATGATTGCAACTAAATATCTGGCAGGAGACAGTATAGGCGCAACTTACACTTTCGGAGCTCCAAGAGTTGCAGATGACGCTTTCTATGAGGGTATTAAAACGCCGGTATACAGAGTGGTCAACAGTGCTGACGGCGTTGCCAGACTTCCATTCGGAGCAGGATTTTCAATATTTTTATCCGGTATCAGATATATTCCAATAAATGGAACAAAAAGACTATCTGAATTCCTGAGAAAACACATCGAAGGATACACGCATTACGGCCACTTAGTGATGCTAACTGACATTTCATCTACGAAGTCAGGCACTAAAAGCGGGTTAAAAGTTCTGCACAGCCCAAATGTATTCGGCGTTGTAAACCGGATTTTACCCCGTATGATCATGACATTGGGTAAAGCTGCTGCTGCAGACCATAAGATGGCTGGATATTGTGAAAAACTTGCCCAATATGCTAAAACAAGAATCTAA
- a CDS encoding ABC transporter substrate-binding protein codes for MYFERLLIKFTRLSLIFLVCVLFATLLPGCEQRFQSKSRSLHNSTLRLGVALQATGALIFIALDQGFFNKEGLDLSMTTYPTGKRALQDGLLAGEVDIINSAEVPIAFSSFEHHDLGVLSSISTSDSVQKVIARRDAGISEVRDLNGKRIGTQKSSAVHFYWHLFHLLNNIKQFEMVYMRAEELTPSLIQGKIDAFSMREPYVGNAKELLGDNAIVFSERGIYMSSELVITTRAFAAKHPSIIEKFLKAMLRAEQFYFDNPELSFSIVANALKVDPAELTETWKRIKPQVRLDHAVQINLEEISTWAIEGGFVKDQQKHDIEDILAPSFLDKIDPERIGLLR; via the coding sequence ATGTATTTTGAAAGGCTACTAATCAAGTTTACTCGGCTGTCATTAATTTTCTTAGTGTGTGTTCTTTTTGCCACACTTTTGCCAGGGTGTGAGCAGCGTTTTCAATCTAAATCTCGGTCTCTTCACAACTCTACTCTGCGTCTTGGTGTGGCCCTGCAGGCAACAGGAGCACTGATTTTTATTGCTCTGGATCAAGGCTTTTTCAATAAAGAGGGGCTTGATTTATCTATGACAACGTATCCTACCGGAAAACGTGCGTTACAAGACGGACTTCTGGCTGGTGAAGTCGATATTATTAATTCTGCAGAAGTTCCAATCGCTTTCAGTTCTTTTGAACACCATGATCTGGGCGTTCTATCTTCCATCAGCACTTCTGATTCTGTACAGAAAGTAATTGCGAGACGGGATGCTGGTATCAGCGAAGTTCGTGATCTTAATGGAAAGCGTATCGGTACACAAAAATCTTCAGCAGTCCATTTTTATTGGCATTTATTCCATTTGCTGAACAATATTAAACAGTTTGAGATGGTATATATGCGCGCTGAAGAACTGACACCTAGTCTTATACAGGGTAAGATTGATGCTTTTTCTATGCGGGAGCCATATGTTGGAAATGCGAAGGAGTTGCTTGGAGATAATGCAATAGTTTTTTCTGAGCGAGGAATTTATATGAGTTCTGAACTAGTAATAACGACAAGAGCATTTGCAGCTAAACATCCTAGTATTATTGAAAAATTTTTGAAGGCTATGCTTAGAGCAGAGCAATTTTATTTTGATAATCCTGAGCTGTCATTTTCGATTGTAGCTAATGCTCTTAAGGTAGATCCTGCCGAGCTTACAGAAACCTGGAAACGTATTAAACCTCAGGTAAGGCTTGATCATGCGGTCCAGATTAATCTGGAGGAGATCTCAACATGGGCAATTGAAGGCGGGTTTGTAAAAGATCAGCAGAAACATGATATTGAGGATATACTTGCACCGTCCTTTTTAGATAAAATTGATCCTGAACGTATCGGGTTGTTGAGGTAA
- a CDS encoding ATP-binding protein: MAKITAQDEILFEKKPDNLKYKFLFGTVLIVWTLFAVLILFWSLELVNQRMINSALINLRSSVEQDIIYRRWNAMHGGVYGEISDQLKPNKYLHIKNRDVETLSGLKLTKINPSYMNRQVHEMGSYTSGIIAHLTSLNPIRPANKPDSWEADTLKKMESKSVEINSIEDIKGVPYLRLMVPLLTEKACLKCHAEQGYKVGDLRGGISASLPLEPLYVHGRKDCIFQEAVLFLGWLLGCLIIWGMGKLKSAELSSRASQRRYQALVETMTEGTVIMNCEGEIIFCSKPMGTLLGYTAQEITGKHFKKLISDKNADSFTSILREKKFKEMRSFELELIKKNYGKINVLFSPRMLHDDKGNCIGLIAVIADVTRIKDMEKEVFRQQRLSSLGLLAGGVAHEINTPAQYIKANMSFFQTVIDEVKDVEEALSPLISKIKADGGYTDEVTKLESALEGLESGLLLKEADQALNENMQGIQRITDIINSVRRLAGTAEVMPEAVDINNLMNEAIKKTKVYWEPVADLNLNFAADLPEIKCISQEILDVFVSLITNSVDAIADQQKASGDISKGLISVETYKDDEKLQIVFHDTGAGIPEDSLKKIFEPFYSTKDPGKGVGQGLAITHRIIDDHNGTITVKSSVGIGTDVIISLPLNDI; this comes from the coding sequence ATGGCAAAAATTACTGCTCAGGATGAAATCCTTTTTGAAAAAAAGCCTGATAATTTGAAATATAAGTTTTTATTTGGGACAGTACTTATCGTCTGGACTCTTTTTGCCGTGTTGATTTTATTCTGGAGTCTTGAACTGGTGAATCAAAGAATGATCAATTCTGCTTTGATAAATCTCCGATCCAGTGTTGAGCAGGATATTATTTATCGAAGGTGGAATGCTATGCATGGCGGAGTGTATGGCGAAATAAGTGACCAACTTAAACCCAATAAGTACCTTCATATTAAAAATAGAGATGTTGAGACGTTATCAGGGCTCAAGCTTACAAAAATAAATCCTTCCTACATGAACCGTCAGGTTCACGAAATGGGCTCCTACACTTCTGGTATTATCGCTCATCTTACAAGTCTCAATCCAATACGTCCTGCAAACAAACCAGATTCATGGGAAGCTGATACTTTGAAGAAAATGGAATCAAAATCTGTCGAGATTAATTCAATTGAAGATATAAAAGGTGTTCCATATCTGAGACTAATGGTTCCATTGTTAACAGAGAAAGCCTGTCTTAAATGCCATGCAGAGCAAGGGTATAAAGTCGGTGATTTGCGTGGAGGTATCAGTGCTTCACTTCCTCTTGAACCTTTGTATGTGCATGGCAGGAAAGATTGTATTTTTCAGGAAGCTGTTTTGTTTTTGGGTTGGCTATTGGGTTGTTTGATAATTTGGGGAATGGGCAAACTTAAATCAGCGGAATTATCGAGTAGAGCCAGTCAGAGAAGGTATCAGGCACTTGTGGAAACGATGACTGAAGGAACTGTGATCATGAATTGTGAAGGTGAAATTATTTTTTGCAGCAAGCCAATGGGAACTCTGCTCGGCTATACTGCTCAGGAGATTACAGGGAAGCATTTTAAAAAATTAATTTCAGACAAGAATGCGGACAGTTTCACCAGTATACTACGTGAAAAGAAATTTAAAGAGATGAGGTCGTTTGAATTAGAACTTATCAAGAAAAATTATGGAAAGATAAATGTGCTTTTTTCTCCTAGAATGCTGCATGACGATAAAGGAAATTGCATAGGACTTATAGCTGTTATAGCCGATGTAACAAGGATTAAAGATATGGAGAAAGAAGTTTTTCGTCAGCAGCGTCTTAGTTCTTTGGGGTTGCTTGCCGGAGGCGTTGCTCATGAAATTAATACACCTGCGCAGTACATAAAGGCTAATATGTCATTTTTCCAGACAGTTATTGATGAGGTCAAAGACGTTGAAGAGGCGTTATCCCCTTTAATTTCTAAGATTAAGGCAGATGGGGGCTATACTGATGAAGTGACAAAGTTGGAATCTGCTCTTGAGGGATTAGAGTCAGGTTTGTTGCTTAAAGAGGCCGATCAAGCTCTTAACGAAAATATGCAGGGGATACAGCGTATTACTGATATTATAAATTCAGTTCGAAGGCTTGCCGGTACAGCTGAGGTGATGCCTGAGGCCGTTGATATCAATAATCTGATGAATGAAGCGATAAAAAAAACTAAAGTCTACTGGGAACCTGTTGCGGATTTAAATCTCAATTTTGCTGCGGACCTTCCTGAAATAAAATGCATTTCACAGGAAATATTGGATGTGTTCGTTTCGCTTATCACTAATTCGGTTGATGCTATTGCTGATCAGCAGAAGGCATCCGGTGATATTTCCAAGGGGCTGATATCCGTAGAAACGTATAAAGATGATGAGAAGCTTCAGATAGTGTTTCATGATACAGGTGCTGGAATTCCAGAGGACAGTTTGAAGAAAATATTCGAGCCGTTCTATTCAACAAAAGATCCAGGAAAGGGCGTAGGGCAAGGGCTTGCTATCACTCACCGGATTATAGACGATCATAATGGAACTATAACAGTGAAGAGTTCTGTTGGAATAGGTACAGACGTTATTATTAGTTTGCCTTTAAATGATATTTGA
- a CDS encoding flavin reductase family protein — protein sequence MKKSINPGTIAFPTPTWCVGSYDVDGKPNVMTIAWGGICCSTPPCLTVSLRKATYTYGSIMERGAYTVSVPSAKYVEEADYFGMASGKDTDKFAVSGLTPTRSDVVDAPYVEEFPLVFECKVIHTLEIGLHTQFVGEIVGIKADEGILNEKGMPLVGKGDPLVYVPSERNYHGVGEFVANGFKAGKHFLG from the coding sequence TGGTGTGTGGGAAGTTATGACGTAGATGGTAAGCCAAATGTTATGACCATAGCCTGGGGCGGAATTTGTTGTTCAACGCCTCCCTGCCTTACAGTTTCTTTACGCAAGGCAACTTACACTTATGGATCAATTATGGAACGTGGTGCTTACACTGTGTCTGTTCCTTCTGCAAAATATGTTGAAGAGGCCGACTATTTTGGAATGGCCAGTGGCAAGGATACTGATAAATTTGCTGTGTCCGGTTTAACTCCCACTCGTTCTGATGTTGTGGACGCTCCATATGTTGAAGAGTTCCCACTTGTTTTTGAGTGCAAAGTTATTCACACACTTGAAATAGGTCTTCATACCCAATTTGTGGGTGAGATTGTTGGAATCAAGGCTGATGAAGGAATTCTTAATGAAAAGGGAATGCCTTTGGTCGGTAAGGGTGATCCCCTAGTTTATGTCCCATCCGAGCGAAATTATCATGGCGTTGGTGAATTTGTAGCAAACGGATTTAAAGCAGGAAAACACTTTCTCGGCTAG
- a CDS encoding HD domain-containing phosphohydrolase: MENNYSNDLILFVDDEPNVLSSYRRILHSKFKILTALGGKAALDVLGSEPHVKVIISDIKMPEMNGIELLSKVRELYPDTVRMVLTGYADLEIAMDAVNQGDIFRFLTKPCSPDNLTAAVTSGIKQYQMVQDSRELVGLLRIKEGLQGTLKAFTRLVEIRDPYTAGHMDRTADISVTIASKIGFDENVIEGLRLAALVHDIGKIAVPSGILNKPGKLSEAEFSIIKTHPLVGAEIFKTMETQWPIRRIILEHHERIDGSGYPYGLKGDELLHESKIIAVADYIDAVLTDRPYRRSLGIDKILNILDKEKGVSLDAQCAEVGIKLIHEGQISEHYIK, encoded by the coding sequence ATGGAAAACAATTACTCAAACGATTTAATCCTTTTTGTTGATGATGAACCCAATGTGCTAAGTAGTTATCGGCGGATTCTGCATTCAAAATTTAAGATTTTAACAGCTCTGGGTGGTAAAGCAGCACTTGATGTTCTTGGAAGTGAGCCTCATGTTAAGGTTATCATCTCTGACATTAAAATGCCGGAGATGAACGGGATAGAGTTGTTATCGAAGGTTCGTGAACTTTATCCTGATACAGTCAGGATGGTGCTTACCGGTTATGCTGATTTGGAAATCGCCATGGATGCAGTAAATCAAGGTGACATTTTTAGATTTCTGACCAAACCCTGTTCGCCTGATAATTTAACTGCAGCCGTTACTTCCGGAATAAAGCAGTACCAAATGGTACAGGATTCACGTGAATTAGTCGGTCTTTTACGTATTAAGGAAGGTTTGCAGGGGACTTTGAAAGCCTTTACCCGTCTGGTAGAAATCAGAGATCCCTATACTGCAGGCCATATGGACCGTACAGCAGATATTTCTGTAACGATTGCTTCAAAGATTGGATTTGATGAAAATGTTATTGAAGGCTTGCGTCTGGCTGCCCTTGTACACGATATTGGGAAGATCGCTGTGCCATCAGGGATTCTTAATAAGCCCGGAAAACTCAGTGAAGCTGAATTTTCAATAATAAAGACGCATCCGTTAGTCGGGGCAGAAATTTTTAAAACAATGGAAACACAGTGGCCGATCAGGCGTATCATATTAGAGCATCATGAAAGGATAGACGGTTCCGGTTATCCATATGGTTTGAAGGGGGATGAACTGTTGCATGAATCAAAAATAATAGCTGTGGCAGATTATATTGACGCTGTTTTAACTGACAGACCTTACCGCAGGTCACTTGGTATAGATAAAATTTTGAATATTCTTGATAAAGAAAAAGGAGTAAGTCTTGATGCCCAATGTGCCGAGGTTGGAATTAAACTGATTCATGAGGGGCAAATCTCTGAACATTATATCAAATAA
- a CDS encoding DUF5675 family protein: MKIVEIKRIEQTENVTIGSLLVDGEIVCWVLEEPWRENESDISCIPAGEYPLELEYSPSKSRELWTIKNVPGRSYVRIHIGNTVDDTEGCPLTGSKIGWLHGKRAVLDSRVAFDKFMEIMEGAGGSKIYVSSIDYN, translated from the coding sequence ATGAAAATTGTAGAGATTAAACGAATTGAACAGACAGAAAACGTAACAATAGGTTCTTTGCTGGTTGATGGAGAAATTGTCTGCTGGGTTCTGGAAGAGCCATGGCGGGAAAATGAGTCTGATATTTCATGTATTCCAGCAGGTGAATATCCTTTGGAACTTGAATATTCTCCAAGTAAGAGTCGGGAGTTATGGACTATTAAAAATGTACCTGGGCGTTCTTATGTTCGTATTCATATTGGTAACACTGTTGATGATACTGAAGGCTGTCCTTTGACTGGTTCTAAGATTGGATGGTTACATGGTAAAAGGGCTGTGCTGGACAGTCGGGTCGCATTTGATAAGTTCATGGAGATAATGGAAGGCGCCGGTGGCTCCAAAATCTATGTAAGCTCAATAGATTATAATTAA
- a CDS encoding HD domain-containing phosphohydrolase codes for MKPRILLVDDEPNVLSSLKRQLRKYYDIHTETGPASALSCIDPKKPFSVVISDYKMPGMNGIEFLTAVKSRSPETVRMILTGYADLTNAISAVNDGHVFRFLTKPCDKDALLNNIKDAVYQYDLVTGKRVLLEQTLKKSVELLTEITSLVTPEAGERINRVRRYVRYLATKKGAKDLWKYDIATMLSQLGTLILPSGILDSLLEGDVLTPEQIEIFEMHPVVAKSLVSKLPRLGSIAEIISYQLKGFDGSGTPRDGISGEDIPLGGRILRLALDYDMWLNIVGNPRSAFAKLEEQVEVYDPELLYYIEGMLGVEARYEIKDLNIKELYPGMILYKDVTSNEGALLLRKSLELDKDKIDRIVLFVEKVGVAEPICVLVPG; via the coding sequence ATGAAGCCGAGAATCTTACTTGTCGATGATGAACCTAATGTTCTTTCTTCATTGAAAAGGCAATTGCGAAAGTATTACGATATTCATACTGAGACTGGCCCTGCATCAGCACTTAGCTGTATTGATCCTAAGAAGCCTTTCTCGGTGGTTATTTCGGATTACAAAATGCCCGGTATGAATGGAATTGAATTTTTAACTGCAGTTAAAAGCAGAAGTCCTGAAACGGTCCGAATGATTCTTACAGGGTATGCTGATCTGACTAATGCAATAAGTGCTGTAAATGATGGTCATGTTTTTCGTTTCTTGACTAAGCCGTGCGATAAAGATGCTTTGTTAAATAACATTAAGGATGCTGTTTATCAGTATGATCTTGTTACCGGAAAGAGAGTCCTGCTTGAGCAGACACTTAAGAAGAGCGTAGAGCTTCTTACCGAGATTACGTCATTAGTAACACCTGAGGCTGGGGAGAGAATTAACAGAGTCAGGCGGTATGTGCGCTATTTAGCCACTAAAAAAGGTGCTAAGGATTTATGGAAATATGACATTGCAACAATGCTGTCACAGTTGGGAACGTTGATACTTCCATCTGGAATTTTGGATTCATTGTTAGAAGGTGATGTTTTGACTCCTGAGCAGATAGAAATTTTTGAGATGCATCCTGTAGTAGCTAAAAGTCTGGTTTCTAAGTTGCCAAGGCTTGGAAGCATTGCAGAAATAATTTCTTATCAGTTGAAAGGGTTCGATGGTTCCGGAACACCGCGTGATGGGATTAGTGGAGAAGATATACCTCTTGGCGGAAGGATTTTGCGTTTGGCTCTCGATTACGACATGTGGCTGAATATTGTAGGTAATCCAAGGAGTGCATTTGCTAAGCTGGAAGAACAGGTTGAAGTGTATGATCCTGAATTACTTTATTATATAGAGGGGATGCTGGGAGTCGAGGCCCGGTATGAAATAAAAGATTTGAATATCAAGGAGCTTTATCCGGGCATGATTCTTTATAAAGACGTTACTTCAAATGAGGGAGCTCTTCTTTTACGTAAAAGTCTTGAACTTGATAAGGATAAAATTGACCGTATTGTCTTATTCGTGGAGAAGGTCGGTGTAGCTGAACCAATTTGCGTACTTGTGCCAGGTTAA
- a CDS encoding response regulator: MKRKIRVLFVDDEPNVLAAIRRMLRSKRTEWDMFFEESGEKAFELLGKKEFDVVVSDILMPGMDGAELLNRIKNCYPSTIRIALSGQVGLDEVVRSIKAVHQYISKPCEAGKLIERIEGALESRCILTDQNMQLLVTEINALPVLPDVFRAIEDELNVPEPSIKKISELICKDIGLVAKILKLINSPYFGLSSHISSIFQAINMLGLDTIKTLILGSHIFSMYNNTSLPDFSLQMLWDHSFRVSNISRIIAEYENVEREKVSDVRMAGLLHDVGKLILVSNFPDKYENVLHIVSADQKTIYEGELAVFGTTHAQLGAYLMGLWGMPVDVVHGIGEHHSHDQYDFSVPMFVSVANMIEHQCIIFNKSYRRQFNPKLLNSAGNKKLEEWIYHIADNWEGVENFNALSLDMIENLSR; this comes from the coding sequence ATGAAGCGTAAGATACGAGTTTTATTCGTAGACGACGAACCTAATGTTTTAGCTGCAATCAGGCGCATGCTTAGGAGTAAGCGTACAGAATGGGATATGTTTTTTGAAGAGTCCGGGGAGAAGGCTTTTGAGTTATTAGGTAAAAAGGAATTTGATGTAGTCGTGTCTGATATTCTTATGCCTGGCATGGATGGAGCTGAACTGCTAAATAGAATTAAAAATTGTTATCCATCGACAATACGCATTGCGTTGTCGGGACAGGTTGGACTTGATGAAGTTGTGCGTAGTATTAAAGCTGTTCATCAGTATATTTCCAAACCCTGTGAAGCCGGAAAATTAATAGAGAGGATTGAGGGAGCACTTGAGTCCCGTTGTATTTTGACTGATCAGAATATGCAGTTGCTGGTGACTGAGATAAATGCTCTGCCGGTACTTCCTGATGTATTCAGAGCAATAGAGGATGAACTCAATGTTCCAGAACCGTCCATTAAAAAGATCTCAGAGTTAATATGTAAGGATATCGGTTTGGTTGCTAAAATTCTTAAGCTGATAAATTCACCATATTTTGGTCTTTCTTCACATATATCATCAATATTTCAAGCTATTAACATGCTTGGTCTGGATACTATCAAGACGTTGATACTGGGGTCACATATTTTTTCAATGTATAATAATACATCACTACCTGATTTTTCTTTGCAGATGCTGTGGGATCACAGTTTCCGGGTTTCAAATATAAGTAGAATTATTGCTGAATATGAAAATGTTGAAAGAGAAAAAGTCAGTGATGTACGAATGGCAGGATTACTTCATGATGTTGGAAAATTGATTTTAGTCAGTAATTTTCCAGATAAGTATGAGAATGTTTTGCATATAGTGTCCGCAGATCAAAAGACCATTTATGAGGGAGAGTTGGCCGTTTTTGGAACAACACATGCCCAGCTTGGAGCATATCTCATGGGGTTATGGGGTATGCCTGTAGATGTTGTACACGGCATAGGAGAGCATCATAGTCATGATCAGTATGATTTTAGTGTACCCATGTTTGTCTCCGTTGCTAATATGATTGAGCATCAATGCATCATTTTTAATAAAAGTTACAGGCGGCAGTTTAATCCTAAACTGTTGAACTCTGCCGGAAATAAAAAGCTTGAAGAATGGATATATCATATTGCTGATAACTGGGAAGGTGTTGAAAATTTCAATGCCCTGAGTCTTGATATGATTGAAAATTTATCTCGTTAG
- a CDS encoding nitroreductase family protein, translating to MINFNVNEDLCVQCGLCTKCCPFAAIELDEYPRMADENKCIKCQQCLTVCPTAAISILGKSPEDSTALKGNFPEPEKMATLIKGRRSVRNYKNENVDDEDIKTLLDVCWHAPTGVNSQDVFITLMDDLESTKAFGEEVYRLIGESVKSGQFDDNFKMDYLKLAYTVREENGLDIIFRGAPHFVVASAPADSPCPVVDTHIFLSYFELMAQSMKLGTLWNGILKWAIDGVYPELRSKLGIPENHLVGHVMLLGKPAVKYQRTVERGRANVNRVVWK from the coding sequence ATGATTAATTTTAATGTGAATGAAGATCTTTGTGTACAATGCGGTCTATGCACTAAGTGTTGTCCATTTGCTGCAATCGAATTGGATGAATATCCAAGAATGGCAGATGAAAATAAATGCATCAAATGTCAGCAATGCCTGACCGTCTGTCCTACCGCTGCAATATCAATTTTGGGCAAATCTCCTGAAGATTCCACTGCGCTTAAGGGTAACTTTCCTGAGCCGGAAAAGATGGCGACTTTAATTAAAGGCCGCCGTTCAGTCCGTAACTATAAAAATGAAAATGTTGATGACGAAGATATCAAAACTCTTTTAGATGTATGCTGGCATGCTCCGACTGGTGTAAATTCACAAGATGTATTCATAACACTTATGGACGATCTGGAGTCTACAAAAGCATTCGGTGAAGAAGTGTACAGGCTTATTGGCGAGTCTGTAAAAAGTGGACAGTTTGATGATAATTTCAAAATGGATTATCTGAAGCTGGCGTATACTGTACGTGAAGAAAACGGCCTAGATATTATATTTAGGGGAGCGCCTCATTTTGTTGTGGCCAGCGCTCCTGCTGATTCTCCATGTCCCGTTGTCGATACTCACATTTTCTTGTCTTATTTTGAGCTGATGGCTCAGTCTATGAAGCTGGGTACATTATGGAATGGAATTCTTAAATGGGCAATTGACGGTGTTTATCCGGAATTGCGCAGCAAGCTTGGTATCCCTGAAAATCATTTGGTAGGTCATGTCATGCTGCTTGGTAAACCGGCTGTAAAGTATCAGCGCACAGTTGAACGTGGTCGTGCTAATGTTAACCGTGTTGTCTGGAAATAA